One window of the Nocardia huaxiensis genome contains the following:
- a CDS encoding cytochrome P450 has protein sequence MSAPSIPTGFDFTDPDLLANRLPVEEFAELRRTAPVTWVPQKDSGFKDDGYWAVTQLEDIKEISKTPDVYSSEENTAVIRFYGDILREEIEVQRFLLLNQDPPRHTKLRRIISKGFTPRAVESLRNALRDRAERIVHEAKKTGSGDFVEQVACELPLQAIAELIGIPQEDRRKIFDWTNQMISYDDPSFEGDHKVATAEVMGYSWNLAEGKKGCPVDLNGAEDIMSTLLNADVDGEALNSEEFAWFVILLAVAGNETTRNAITHGMKAFVDHPDQWELYREQRPRTAPDEIVRWATPVIAFQRTVMQDTVLGGQELKAGQRVGMFYSAANFDEKHFENPYQFNVLRNPNPHVGFGGTGTHYCVGANLARLEIDLMFNAIADVMPNLRQISEPVRLRSGWLNGIKSWQVAYE, from the coding sequence GTGTCAGCCCCGTCCATCCCCACCGGGTTCGACTTCACCGATCCCGACCTGCTCGCCAACCGACTTCCCGTCGAGGAATTCGCCGAACTGCGCCGCACCGCGCCCGTCACGTGGGTGCCGCAGAAGGACAGCGGATTCAAGGACGACGGCTACTGGGCCGTCACCCAGCTCGAGGACATCAAGGAGATCTCCAAGACTCCCGATGTGTACTCCTCGGAAGAGAACACCGCGGTCATCCGCTTCTACGGCGACATCCTGCGCGAGGAGATCGAGGTCCAGCGCTTCCTGCTGCTGAACCAGGACCCGCCGCGCCACACCAAGCTGCGCCGCATCATCTCCAAGGGCTTCACCCCGCGCGCCGTCGAATCGCTGCGCAACGCGCTGCGCGATCGTGCCGAGCGAATCGTGCACGAGGCCAAGAAGACCGGCTCCGGCGACTTCGTCGAGCAGGTCGCCTGCGAGCTGCCGCTGCAGGCCATCGCCGAACTCATCGGCATCCCGCAGGAAGATCGCCGCAAGATCTTCGACTGGACCAACCAGATGATCTCCTACGACGACCCGTCCTTCGAGGGCGATCACAAGGTCGCCACCGCCGAGGTCATGGGCTACTCGTGGAACCTGGCCGAAGGCAAGAAGGGCTGCCCGGTCGACCTGAACGGCGCCGAGGACATCATGTCCACGCTGCTCAACGCCGACGTCGACGGCGAAGCCCTCAACTCCGAGGAATTCGCCTGGTTCGTCATCCTGCTGGCCGTCGCCGGCAACGAGACCACCCGCAATGCCATCACCCACGGCATGAAGGCCTTCGTCGACCACCCCGACCAGTGGGAGCTCTACCGCGAGCAGCGCCCCCGCACCGCGCCCGACGAGATCGTGCGCTGGGCGACCCCCGTCATCGCCTTCCAGCGCACCGTCATGCAGGACACCGTCCTCGGCGGCCAGGAGTTGAAGGCCGGCCAGCGCGTCGGAATGTTCTACAGCGCCGCCAACTTCGACGAGAAGCACTTCGAGAACCCGTACCAGTTCAATGTTCTGCGCAACCCGAATCCGCATGTCGGCTTCGGCGGCACCGGAACCCACTACTGTGTGGGTGCGAACCTCGCGCGCCTCGAGATCGACCTCATGTTCAACGCCATCGCCGACGTGATGCCGAACCTGCGCCAGATCTCCGAGCCGGTGCGCCTGCGTTCGGGCTGGCTCAACGGCATCAAGAGCTGGCAAGTCGCCTACGAGTGA
- a CDS encoding TetR/AcrR family transcriptional regulator codes for MTETKRRGRNPAVSDTDIRRVARSLLVSQGPDAVTLRAIARDLGVTAPALYRYYESRDDLIAAVRTDVCTDLALHMAAALEGQPDDAMLRFFAVCRGFRTWALTHSREFSLVFASPATVGTASAMRQFGEPVGRLFLEAAGRLLSDYAVVTPPLESIPVSLQDDLIRFQTDLLAVLAESGQKFPAEKLDLGVSYVMIQFWARLYGHVTLEAFGNYPIHISDPDALFNATLADIGRSIGLFAN; via the coding sequence ATGACAGAGACCAAGCGACGCGGCCGCAATCCGGCCGTCAGCGACACCGACATCCGCCGCGTCGCAAGGTCTTTGCTGGTATCCCAGGGCCCCGACGCCGTCACCCTGCGCGCCATAGCCCGCGACCTCGGCGTCACCGCCCCCGCCCTCTACCGCTACTACGAATCCCGCGACGACCTCATCGCCGCCGTCCGCACCGACGTCTGCACCGACCTCGCCCTGCACATGGCCGCCGCCCTGGAAGGCCAGCCCGACGACGCCATGCTCCGCTTCTTCGCCGTCTGCCGCGGCTTCCGCACCTGGGCCCTGACCCACTCCCGCGAGTTCTCCCTGGTCTTCGCCTCCCCGGCCACCGTCGGAACCGCAAGCGCCATGCGCCAATTCGGCGAACCGGTCGGCCGCCTCTTCCTCGAAGCCGCCGGCCGCCTGCTGAGCGACTACGCCGTGGTGACCCCACCCCTGGAATCCATCCCGGTAAGCCTGCAAGACGACCTCATCCGCTTCCAAACCGACCTCCTTGCCGTCCTCGCCGAATCCGGCCAGAAGTTCCCAGCCGAAAAACTGGACCTCGGCGTCAGCTACGTCATGATCCAGTTCTGGGCCCGCCTCTACGGCCACGTAACCCTCGAGGCGTTCGGCAACTACCCCATCCACATCTCCGATCCCGACGCGCTGTTCAATGCCACCCTGGCCGACATCGGCCGCAGCATAGGACTTTTCGCGAACTGA
- a CDS encoding helix-turn-helix domain-containing protein — MREIKLAATLKHLIEDGEYSGNRRLVSSDLGITPAALTQYLKGQTKPSVDKLVTMADLFGVSVDYLLFGEDNVAASSGTLDYGPLARYMEAGLASARADGAVQSAFVAKIGAILADQVAAAAQAAARRPATFTGMLDHYQALELERYSLESSIAAMDLDENVVDVEGDIEQGVAAGRFLTVVAENLSRKRSYHFILAPDMRDRDSRVRQFRALLRQHQLTQADVDRCKFSVAADTFYVGFCIFKLDVTALRKHSPVLHQYVEPFIGGDDRIGFTEPASSSHYGVSLMDASHRRLAALTLERLNPANRKKGIRE, encoded by the coding sequence ATGCGTGAGATCAAGCTAGCAGCCACGCTTAAACACCTCATCGAAGACGGTGAGTACAGCGGCAATAGAAGGCTGGTCAGTTCTGATCTTGGAATTACCCCGGCCGCGCTTACCCAATACCTCAAGGGTCAAACCAAACCCAGTGTGGACAAACTGGTTACGATGGCTGATCTCTTCGGGGTCTCGGTGGACTACCTGTTGTTCGGTGAAGACAACGTCGCGGCCTCGAGCGGGACGCTGGACTACGGTCCGCTGGCTCGCTACATGGAAGCCGGTCTTGCTTCCGCCCGAGCCGATGGCGCCGTGCAGTCGGCCTTCGTCGCCAAGATCGGTGCCATCCTTGCCGACCAGGTTGCCGCGGCTGCTCAGGCCGCCGCGCGGCGCCCGGCCACCTTCACCGGAATGCTCGACCACTACCAAGCCCTGGAGCTGGAGCGGTACAGCCTCGAGAGCTCGATTGCCGCGATGGACCTCGATGAGAATGTGGTCGATGTCGAAGGCGATATCGAGCAGGGCGTGGCGGCCGGGCGCTTTCTCACGGTCGTCGCCGAGAATCTCTCCAGGAAACGCAGCTACCACTTCATCCTGGCGCCGGACATGCGCGATAGGGACTCTCGCGTCCGGCAATTCCGGGCGCTGTTGCGACAGCATCAGCTGACTCAGGCGGACGTGGACCGTTGCAAGTTCAGCGTCGCCGCTGATACTTTCTACGTCGGCTTCTGCATCTTCAAACTCGACGTCACCGCCCTACGCAAGCACAGCCCCGTACTGCATCAATATGTCGAGCCCTTTATCGGCGGCGACGATCGCATCGGATTCACCGAGCCTGCATCGTCGAGTCACTACGGGGTATCGCTCATGGATGCAAGCCATCGACGGTTGGCTGCGCTCACCCTGGAACGGTTGAACCCGGCAAACCGGAAGAAAGGTATCCGTGAATGA
- a CDS encoding acyl-CoA dehydrogenase: METGSDPIAEVLRAALDGPWGHVREKAREHLDDERLYGDPYLDFHAARARVLEQMRLVSQFGWAEKGFRVENGGGGDPGAAVTALEMLAYTDLSLWVKCGVQWGLFGGAVENLGTARHKDYIAQLLPLDLLGCFAMTETGHGSDVANLETTATYDPATREFVIHSPTPSARKDYIGGAAEHARVAAVFAQLITEGKSQGVHCFVVPIRDDQGNDLPGVTTSDCGLKGGLPGVDNGRILFDQVRIPRENLLNRYADVAEDGTYSSEIENPSRRFFTTLGTLVRGRVSVGGAAAAGARVALSIAVRYAEKRRQFADPDTGEETVLLDYRSHQRRLLPLVARSYALAFAQNDLVRRMHLVQTGQDLDPAAQRALEKRAAGFKVAQTRHATRAIQECREACGGAGYLTENRLVTLKADTDVFTTFEGDNVVLTQLVAKELLTAYADEVRDLDALGWVRFAATMTRDVVRDRTGVRQLIQRLRDRSDQSVDDGDLSRRSVQLQLFADREDYLVRTAAHRLRARAAETNPFEAFNNAQDHILAAGAAHIDRLVLEAFIEGLAGIDNPEARALAEDVCDLFVYTTIEENQAWFIMHRFMSVERAKAVRRGVNELVDRLRPNALTLIEGLGVPEKMLHAVIVE, encoded by the coding sequence ATGGAGACCGGCAGCGATCCGATAGCGGAAGTACTACGCGCGGCCCTGGACGGCCCCTGGGGGCACGTCCGCGAAAAGGCCCGTGAGCACCTCGACGACGAACGCCTCTACGGTGACCCCTACCTCGATTTCCACGCCGCCCGCGCCCGGGTGCTGGAACAAATGCGCCTGGTGTCGCAATTCGGCTGGGCCGAAAAGGGATTCCGGGTCGAGAACGGCGGCGGCGGTGATCCGGGCGCGGCCGTGACCGCCCTGGAGATGCTCGCCTACACCGATCTGTCCCTCTGGGTGAAATGCGGTGTGCAGTGGGGACTTTTCGGCGGCGCGGTCGAAAACCTCGGCACCGCAAGGCATAAGGACTACATCGCCCAGCTGTTGCCCCTGGACCTGCTCGGCTGTTTCGCCATGACCGAGACCGGGCACGGCAGTGACGTGGCCAACCTGGAGACCACCGCCACCTACGACCCCGCCACCCGAGAGTTCGTGATCCACAGCCCGACCCCGTCCGCCCGCAAGGACTACATCGGCGGCGCGGCCGAACATGCCCGGGTGGCAGCGGTTTTCGCCCAGTTGATCACCGAGGGCAAGAGCCAGGGCGTGCACTGCTTCGTGGTCCCCATCCGCGACGACCAGGGCAACGACCTGCCCGGCGTCACCACTTCCGACTGCGGGTTGAAGGGCGGTCTCCCCGGCGTCGACAATGGCCGAATCCTGTTCGACCAGGTGCGAATTCCGCGTGAGAACCTCCTGAACCGCTACGCCGATGTGGCCGAGGACGGCACGTACAGCTCGGAGATCGAGAACCCGAGCCGCCGCTTCTTCACTACCCTGGGCACCCTGGTGCGCGGCCGTGTCAGCGTCGGTGGCGCGGCGGCGGCCGGAGCCCGCGTAGCCCTGAGCATCGCCGTGCGCTACGCCGAGAAGCGCCGTCAATTCGCCGACCCCGACACCGGCGAAGAAACCGTCCTCCTCGACTACCGCAGCCACCAGCGCCGCTTGCTCCCCCTGGTAGCCCGTTCCTACGCACTGGCTTTCGCCCAGAACGACCTCGTCCGCCGCATGCACCTGGTGCAGACCGGTCAGGACCTCGACCCGGCCGCCCAGCGCGCCCTCGAGAAGCGCGCGGCAGGCTTCAAGGTGGCCCAGACCCGCCACGCCACCCGGGCCATCCAGGAATGCCGCGAAGCCTGCGGCGGCGCAGGCTATCTCACCGAAAACCGCCTGGTCACCTTGAAGGCCGACACCGACGTCTTCACCACCTTCGAGGGTGACAACGTAGTCCTCACCCAACTGGTGGCCAAGGAATTGCTGACCGCCTACGCCGACGAAGTCCGCGACCTCGACGCTCTCGGCTGGGTCCGCTTCGCCGCCACCATGACCCGCGATGTGGTCCGCGACCGCACCGGCGTCCGCCAACTGATCCAGCGCCTCCGCGACCGCTCCGACCAATCCGTGGACGACGGCGACCTCTCCCGCCGCTCCGTCCAACTCCAACTGTTCGCCGACCGAGAGGACTACCTGGTCCGCACGGCCGCCCACCGCCTCCGCGCCCGAGCCGCCGAAACCAACCCCTTCGAAGCCTTCAACAACGCACAGGACCACATCCTCGCCGCCGGCGCCGCGCATATCGACCGCCTGGTCCTGGAAGCCTTCATCGAAGGTCTCGCCGGCATCGACAACCCCGAAGCCCGAGCCCTGGCAGAGGACGTCTGCGATCTGTTCGTCTACACCACAATCGAAGAGAACCAGGCGTGGTTCATCATGCACCGCTTCATGTCAGTTGAGCGTGCAAAGGCCGTTCGGCGTGGAGTCAATGAGCTCGTAGACCGCCTGCGTCCGAACGCGCTGACCCTCATCGAAGGTCTCGGAGTACCGGAGAAGATGCTGCACGCCGTCATCGTCGAGTGA